GACATTTTCAAGTCAAGCGCTCCGTTCGCAGCAACTGCCAAAGCAGCAAATCCCGAAGCCGAAGATGCCAGCCCGGCGCCAGTGGGGAAATTGTTTTCGCTTTCTACCCGGGCGAAAATCTTCATTCCTGCACGCTCGCGGAAAATATCCAGCAAACGGGAAACGCGTTCCGCAGGTTTGCCGGTAACTTCTCTGGAATTAATGATTAGATGATCTCTGTCAAGATTCGGATCAAAATCAATCTTTGTCCGGGTGAACAGATTTTTTAACGTTACAGAAATCGACCCAACTGCCGGCAAATTGAGTTGGACGTCTCGCTTTCCCCAATATTTTACTAACGCGATATTTGCGTGAGCGATTGCTGTTGCTTGCATTTTTTTCTAATTTTATTTTAACCACCAAGGCTCAAAGACACGAAGATTTT
This window of the Calditrichota bacterium genome carries:
- a CDS encoding diphosphomevalonate decarboxylase produces the protein MQATAIAHANIALVKYWGKRDVQLNLPAVGSISVTLKNLFTRTKIDFDPNLDRDHLIINSREVTGKPAERVSRLLDIFRERAGMKIFARVESENNFPTGAGLASSASGFAALAVAANGALDLKMS